One window from the genome of Jiangella alba encodes:
- a CDS encoding MFS transporter: MTNPSDAPVRLSEPAGRWVLLVTAAGSGLVLLESTVVTIALPSLGADLGASMAQLQWTVNAFTLTLSALILVGGSLGDRFGRRRLYLVGVAWFGAASLLCGLAPTADVLIVARGLQGVGGALIVPGSLALVQNAFHPDDRNRAIGWWAGTSGVAGAAGPLVGGALVDAAGWRWVFFVNVPLAVVLAVLLVTRVPESRVPGRPPRFDVAGGVLAVTALAGLTYALTQTSAGWPALAIGLAASAVFAAFLLVERRRPEPMLPLSLFASRQFSAANLASFLVYGALAGAFFLLPIQLQVTAGFSAWTAGLALLPLPVLTLLLSPYGGELTTRLGARTPLLAGSLVCAAALVLSTRIGAGADYLGDVLPVVVLTGIGVPLITPPVTSAVLSAVPDRSAGVASAVNNGVARVAGLLVVAALPLLAGLPADAAENPDGLDQGYGAGMLICAGLFLAGGVAGWFGLPRRAARPVQPLARRHASVTCPQLEADQAWMAQPE; encoded by the coding sequence ATGACGAACCCGTCCGACGCCCCGGTGCGCCTGTCCGAGCCGGCCGGGCGCTGGGTGCTGCTGGTGACGGCGGCCGGCTCCGGGCTGGTGCTGCTGGAGTCGACGGTGGTGACGATCGCGCTGCCGTCGCTCGGTGCGGACCTCGGCGCGTCGATGGCGCAGTTGCAGTGGACCGTCAACGCGTTCACGCTGACGCTGTCGGCGCTCATCCTGGTGGGCGGCAGCCTGGGCGACCGGTTCGGACGGCGCCGCCTCTACCTGGTGGGCGTGGCGTGGTTCGGCGCCGCGTCGCTACTGTGCGGGCTGGCGCCGACGGCGGACGTGCTGATCGTGGCGCGCGGGCTGCAGGGCGTCGGCGGGGCGCTGATCGTCCCCGGGTCGCTGGCGCTGGTCCAGAACGCCTTCCACCCCGACGACCGCAACCGGGCGATCGGCTGGTGGGCCGGGACGAGTGGCGTGGCGGGAGCGGCGGGCCCGCTGGTCGGCGGGGCGCTCGTCGACGCCGCGGGCTGGCGCTGGGTGTTCTTCGTGAACGTGCCGCTGGCGGTGGTGCTCGCGGTGCTGCTGGTGACCCGGGTGCCGGAGAGCCGCGTGCCGGGCCGGCCGCCGCGCTTCGACGTCGCGGGCGGGGTGCTCGCGGTGACGGCGCTGGCCGGGCTGACGTACGCGCTGACGCAGACGTCGGCGGGCTGGCCGGCGCTGGCGATCGGGCTGGCCGCGTCGGCGGTCTTCGCCGCGTTCCTGCTGGTGGAGCGGCGTCGCCCGGAGCCGATGCTGCCGCTGAGCCTGTTCGCGTCGCGCCAGTTCAGCGCCGCGAACCTGGCCAGCTTCCTGGTGTACGGCGCGCTGGCCGGCGCGTTCTTCCTGCTGCCGATCCAGCTGCAGGTGACCGCCGGGTTCTCGGCGTGGACGGCGGGCCTGGCGCTGCTGCCGCTGCCGGTGCTGACGCTGCTGCTGTCACCGTACGGCGGCGAGCTGACCACCCGCCTCGGCGCGCGGACGCCGCTGCTGGCCGGCTCGCTGGTGTGCGCCGCCGCGCTGGTGCTGTCGACCCGGATCGGCGCGGGCGCGGACTACCTCGGCGACGTGCTGCCGGTCGTCGTCCTCACCGGGATCGGGGTGCCGCTGATCACCCCGCCGGTCACCTCCGCCGTGCTCAGCGCCGTCCCGGACCGCAGCGCCGGCGTCGCCAGCGCCGTCAACAACGGCGTGGCCCGGGTGGCCGGCCTGCTCGTCGTCGCGGCGCTGCCGCTGCTGGCCGGGCTGCCGGCGGACGCGGCGGAGAACCCGGACGGGCTGGACCAGGGCTACGGCGCCGGCATGCTGATCTGCGCCGGCCTGTTCCTCGCCGGCGGCGTGGCCGGCTGGTTCGGGCTACCCCGCCGGGCGGCGCGGCCGGTGCAGCCGCTGGCCCGCCGGCACGCCTCGGTGACCTGCCCCCAGCTGGAGGCCGATCAGGCCTGGATGGCTCAGCCCGAATGA
- a CDS encoding aldo/keto reductase has protein sequence MEQRRLGGSGLSVSRLGLGTMTWGRDTDQHDAREQLKAFADAGGTLVDTAAAYGNGESEKLIGALLDSAVSRANLLIATKAGGGRPGGPGRVDVSRRALLDQLDDSLDRLDLDYVDLWQVAAWSDAAPMEETLGALEHAVTSGRARYAGVSNYAGWQTAAAAVHQRAVAGTQAPLVSTQVEYSLLERGVEREVLPAAARLGLGVLAWSPLGRGVLTGKYRSGTPADSRAATTHFAPFVDKYLDARSAKIVDAVCTAADGLDALPLEVALTWVRDRPGVAAAIVGARTAGQLRDVLGSDDLELPAEIRAALDEVSALELGYPEGVAPGSRP, from the coding sequence GTGGAACAGCGACGACTCGGGGGAAGCGGGCTGTCCGTCTCGCGGCTGGGGCTCGGCACCATGACGTGGGGACGCGACACCGACCAGCACGACGCGCGGGAGCAGTTGAAGGCGTTCGCCGACGCCGGCGGCACGCTGGTCGACACCGCGGCGGCGTACGGCAACGGCGAGAGCGAGAAGCTCATCGGCGCGCTGCTCGACAGCGCGGTGTCGCGGGCGAACCTGCTGATCGCGACGAAGGCCGGCGGCGGGCGGCCGGGCGGCCCGGGGCGCGTGGACGTGTCCCGGCGGGCGCTGCTGGACCAGCTGGACGACTCCCTCGACCGCCTCGACCTCGACTACGTCGACCTCTGGCAGGTCGCCGCGTGGAGCGACGCCGCGCCGATGGAGGAGACGCTGGGTGCGCTGGAGCACGCCGTCACGTCCGGGCGGGCCCGCTACGCCGGCGTGTCCAACTACGCCGGCTGGCAGACCGCGGCCGCCGCCGTCCACCAGCGCGCCGTCGCCGGCACCCAGGCGCCGCTGGTGTCGACGCAGGTCGAGTACTCGCTGCTGGAGCGCGGCGTCGAGCGCGAGGTGCTGCCGGCGGCGGCGCGGCTCGGGCTCGGCGTGCTGGCGTGGTCGCCGCTCGGGCGCGGGGTGCTGACCGGCAAGTACCGCAGCGGCACCCCGGCCGACTCCCGGGCCGCCACCACGCACTTCGCGCCGTTCGTCGACAAGTATCTCGACGCCCGCTCGGCCAAGATCGTCGACGCCGTCTGCACCGCCGCCGACGGCCTGGACGCGCTGCCGCTGGAGGTCGCGCTGACGTGGGTGCGCGACCGGCCCGGCGTCGCCGCGGCGATCGTGGGGGCGCGCACGGCCGGGCAGCTGCGCGACGTCCTCGGGTCCGACGACCTCGAACTGCCGGCCGAGATCCGGGCCGCGCTGGACGAGGTGTCGGCGCTGGAGCTGGGCTACCCCGAGGGTGTGGCTCCCGGGTCTCGGCCGTAG
- a CDS encoding LLM class F420-dependent oxidoreductase, whose protein sequence is MRLGLNLGYWGGGDDHLNLALAREADRLGYAVVWAAEAYGSDAPTVLAWVAAQTERIDVGSAVMQIPARTPATTAMTAATLDSLSGGRFRLGLGVSGPQVSEGWHGVRFDHPLARTREYVDIVRLALSRQRLAYDGEHWRLPLPDGPGKALQLTVHPVRPSIPVYLASIGPRNLELTGEIADGWLGIFYAPEHAGESLDLIRAGRATTGRSMDGFDVVPTVPVSVGDDLEACAEPVRAYSALYLGGMGSRKQNFYNALAVRMGFGDAAHTVQDLFLDRKHREAAAAVPLEFVDRTALIGPPERIRDRLHAYAESGVTTLSVAAHAGPLEARLAALRTVAEALDAAGLAS, encoded by the coding sequence ATGCGGCTCGGGCTGAACCTGGGCTACTGGGGCGGTGGCGACGACCACCTGAACCTGGCGCTGGCCAGGGAGGCCGACCGGCTCGGCTACGCGGTGGTGTGGGCGGCCGAGGCCTACGGGTCCGACGCGCCGACGGTGCTCGCCTGGGTGGCCGCGCAGACCGAGCGCATCGACGTCGGCAGCGCCGTCATGCAGATCCCGGCCCGCACCCCGGCCACCACGGCGATGACGGCGGCCACGCTCGACAGCCTGTCCGGCGGGCGGTTCCGGCTCGGCCTCGGCGTCTCCGGCCCGCAGGTCTCCGAGGGCTGGCACGGCGTCCGCTTCGACCACCCGCTGGCCCGCACCCGCGAGTACGTCGACATCGTCCGGCTCGCGCTGTCGCGGCAGCGGCTGGCCTACGACGGCGAACACTGGCGGCTGCCGCTCCCGGACGGGCCGGGCAAGGCGCTGCAGCTGACGGTGCACCCCGTCCGGCCGTCGATCCCCGTCTACCTCGCCTCGATCGGGCCGCGGAACCTGGAGCTGACCGGCGAGATCGCCGACGGCTGGCTGGGCATCTTCTACGCGCCCGAGCACGCCGGCGAGTCGCTGGACCTCATCCGGGCCGGCCGGGCGACGACGGGGCGGAGCATGGACGGCTTCGACGTCGTGCCGACCGTCCCGGTGTCCGTCGGCGACGACCTGGAGGCGTGCGCCGAGCCGGTGCGCGCCTACTCGGCGCTGTACCTCGGCGGCATGGGCAGCCGGAAGCAGAACTTCTACAACGCGCTGGCCGTGCGCATGGGTTTCGGCGACGCCGCGCACACCGTCCAGGACCTGTTCCTGGACCGCAAGCACCGCGAGGCCGCGGCCGCCGTCCCGCTGGAGTTCGTCGACCGGACGGCGCTGATCGGCCCGCCCGAGCGCATCCGCGACCGCCTGCACGCCTACGCCGAGTCGGGCGTCACCACGCTGTCCGTCGCGGCGCACGCCGGCCCGCTGGAGGCGCGCCTGGCCGCGCTTCGCACCGTCGCCGAGGCGCTGGACGCCGCCGGCCTGGCATCCTGA
- a CDS encoding undecaprenyl-diphosphate phosphatase — protein sequence MEWFQAVVLGVLQGLTEFLPISSSAHLRIYPELFGWEDPGAAFTAVTQIGTETAVILYFARDIGRIVSAWFRSLAGGREASRGRRRRASYDPQDARMGWFVIIGTIPIGALGYLLQDVIRDDFRSLWIIATTLVVLGVILGIADRVGRKDRTIADLTYKDAVLIGFAQAMALIPGVSRSGASISMGLFLGLDRAAAARFAFLLAIPAVLGSGIFEWPGAMEEGSVYGAGPTILATIVAFAVGFAVIAWLMSWLEKRSFAPFIIYRVALGLFTFAMLATGTWSS from the coding sequence ATGGAGTGGTTCCAGGCCGTCGTGCTGGGCGTGCTGCAGGGGCTGACCGAGTTCCTGCCCATCTCGTCCAGCGCACACCTGCGCATCTATCCGGAGCTGTTCGGCTGGGAGGACCCCGGCGCCGCGTTCACCGCCGTCACGCAGATCGGCACCGAGACCGCCGTCATCCTCTACTTCGCCCGCGACATCGGCCGCATCGTCAGCGCGTGGTTCCGGTCGCTCGCCGGCGGGCGCGAGGCGTCGCGGGGCCGCCGCCGGCGCGCGTCGTACGACCCGCAGGACGCCCGGATGGGCTGGTTCGTCATCATCGGGACCATCCCGATCGGCGCGCTCGGCTACCTGCTGCAGGACGTCATCCGCGACGACTTCCGCTCCCTCTGGATCATCGCGACGACGCTGGTGGTGCTCGGCGTGATCCTCGGCATCGCCGACCGCGTCGGCCGCAAGGACCGCACCATCGCCGACCTCACCTACAAGGACGCCGTCCTCATCGGGTTCGCCCAGGCGATGGCGCTCATCCCCGGCGTGTCCCGGTCCGGCGCGTCGATCAGCATGGGGCTGTTCCTCGGCCTGGACCGCGCGGCGGCGGCCCGGTTCGCGTTCCTGCTGGCCATCCCGGCGGTGCTCGGCTCGGGCATCTTCGAGTGGCCGGGCGCGATGGAGGAGGGGTCGGTCTACGGCGCCGGCCCGACGATCCTCGCCACCATCGTCGCCTTCGCCGTCGGCTTCGCCGTCATCGCCTGGCTGATGTCGTGGCTGGAGAAGCGGTCCTTCGCGCCCTTCATCATCTACCGCGTCGCGCTGGGGCTGTTCACCTTCGCGATGCTGGCCACCGGGACCTGGAGCTCCTAG
- a CDS encoding peptidoglycan DD-metalloendopeptidase family protein, with protein sequence MAAIAATAGLALAAVAGPAAAAPVTPPPATQPPVHPPTDGAPDDVPPDELPPGTVAPPPVEAPPAPGDPESAYAQGLEGAQTVAVAEAQRLLAQVMSDLSSAQEVFASASAAADDARANDIHAQQQLKIATESVARTQREIDDLDARAAATRNTIGTIAREAYQGNNLAAMGVVLGAETPDDLASRYMGMRTLLRTADGALGEMANTQAELSNAHARLEGQRLQLETVAGQASQSLAALETAEAAALAARQVVDNTQTLVQGAVQAAADARLEDYQRYMELLQQSTEVGELLAAASYGPGYGTGAFTRPATGPTTSEYGQRLHPILGYVKMHTGLDFGRGDGRIYAADAGTVIEAQWNNAYGNMVILDHGIVNGQRLTTMYAHQSDLMVVPGQRVEKGQYIGNIGSTGYSTGPHLHFEVRLDGQHTDPWPWVASAPLPGGTS encoded by the coding sequence GTGGCGGCCATCGCGGCCACCGCGGGTCTCGCCCTGGCCGCCGTCGCCGGGCCCGCCGCCGCGGCGCCCGTCACGCCTCCCCCGGCCACCCAGCCGCCGGTGCACCCGCCCACCGACGGCGCGCCCGACGACGTCCCGCCCGACGAGCTCCCGCCGGGCACCGTCGCGCCGCCGCCGGTCGAGGCGCCGCCCGCGCCGGGTGACCCCGAGTCCGCGTACGCGCAGGGGCTGGAGGGCGCCCAGACGGTCGCCGTCGCCGAGGCGCAGCGCCTGCTCGCCCAGGTGATGTCCGACCTCAGCTCGGCGCAGGAGGTGTTCGCCTCCGCGTCCGCCGCCGCCGACGACGCCCGCGCCAACGACATCCACGCCCAGCAGCAGCTGAAGATCGCCACCGAGTCGGTGGCCCGCACCCAGCGCGAGATCGACGACCTCGACGCCCGCGCGGCGGCCACCCGCAACACCATCGGCACCATCGCCCGCGAGGCGTACCAGGGCAACAACCTCGCCGCCATGGGCGTCGTCCTCGGCGCCGAGACGCCCGACGACCTCGCGTCGCGCTACATGGGCATGCGCACGCTGCTGCGCACCGCCGACGGCGCGCTGGGCGAGATGGCGAACACCCAGGCCGAGCTCTCCAACGCGCACGCCCGCCTCGAGGGCCAGCGGCTGCAGCTCGAGACCGTGGCCGGTCAGGCAAGCCAGTCGCTCGCCGCGCTGGAGACGGCCGAGGCGGCGGCACTCGCCGCCCGCCAGGTCGTCGACAACACCCAGACGCTGGTCCAGGGCGCCGTGCAGGCGGCGGCCGACGCCCGGCTCGAGGACTACCAGCGCTACATGGAGCTGCTGCAGCAGTCCACCGAGGTCGGCGAGCTGCTGGCGGCGGCCAGCTACGGTCCCGGCTACGGCACCGGCGCCTTCACCCGGCCGGCCACCGGCCCCACGACGTCGGAGTACGGCCAGCGGCTGCACCCCATCCTCGGCTACGTGAAGATGCACACCGGCCTCGACTTCGGCCGCGGCGACGGCCGCATCTACGCCGCCGACGCCGGCACCGTCATCGAGGCGCAGTGGAACAACGCCTACGGCAACATGGTGATCCTCGACCACGGCATCGTGAACGGCCAGCGGCTCACCACCATGTACGCGCACCAGTCGGACCTCATGGTGGTGCCCGGCCAGCGGGTCGAGAAGGGCCAGTACATCGGCAACATCGGCTCCACCGGCTACTCCACCGGGCCGCACCTGCACTTCGAGGTCCGCCTCGACGGCCAGCACACCGACCCCTGGCCCTGGGTGGCCAGCGCCCCGCTGCCCGGCGGCACGTCCTAG
- a CDS encoding MSMEG_4193 family putative phosphomutase encodes MPTVVLIRHGRTTANVAGVLAGRTPGVGLDDIGREGAAALAARLDAVHPAVVVSSPLERCVQTATAIAGGREVVTDDGLTECHYGDWTGRSLTDLRREKLWKVVQEHPSGVVFPSGESLRAVQRRAVDAVRARDAALGAEHGPGAVWFAVSHADVIKAVLADALGMHLDHFQRLVVDPCSVSIVSFTERRPFVLRVNDTGGDLGFLRSPARRRRRATRGDAVVGGGAGDAR; translated from the coding sequence ATGCCCACAGTCGTCCTGATACGCCACGGCCGGACCACCGCCAACGTCGCGGGCGTGCTGGCCGGTCGCACGCCGGGGGTGGGCCTCGACGACATCGGCCGCGAGGGCGCGGCGGCGCTCGCGGCGCGGCTCGACGCGGTGCACCCGGCGGTGGTCGTCAGCAGCCCGCTGGAGCGGTGCGTGCAGACGGCGACGGCCATCGCGGGCGGCCGCGAGGTCGTCACCGACGACGGCCTGACCGAGTGCCACTACGGCGACTGGACCGGCCGCTCGCTCACCGACCTACGCCGCGAGAAGCTGTGGAAGGTCGTCCAGGAGCACCCGTCCGGCGTGGTCTTCCCCAGCGGCGAGTCGCTGCGCGCCGTCCAGCGCCGCGCCGTCGACGCCGTCCGCGCCCGCGACGCCGCACTGGGCGCCGAGCACGGGCCCGGCGCGGTGTGGTTTGCCGTCTCACACGCCGACGTCATCAAGGCGGTGCTGGCCGACGCGCTCGGCATGCACCTCGACCACTTCCAGCGGCTGGTCGTCGACCCGTGCTCGGTGTCGATCGTCTCGTTCACCGAACGGCGGCCGTTCGTGCTGCGCGTCAACGACACCGGCGGCGACCTCGGCTTCCTCCGGTCGCCGGCCCGGCGGCGCCGGCGCGCCACCCGCGGCGACGCCGTCGTCGGCGGGGGAGCGGGCGACGCGAGATAG
- a CDS encoding DUF3090 domain-containing protein: MAVQVYRFDQPERFIAGTVGRPGERSFFLQARDATKLISVLLEKEQVSVLAERVDDMLDEILRRAGGMTTVPAVAPAELDDLEPLEQPIVEEFRVGAMTLRWDTDDEQIVMAAYAVVDDETEPPDDPDESDRDVMVVRLTGPAARAFVKRAQAVVAAGRPPCPLCSLPLDPAGHVCPRQNGYRRRD, from the coding sequence GTGGCCGTGCAGGTGTACCGATTCGACCAACCCGAACGCTTCATCGCCGGAACCGTCGGGCGCCCCGGCGAGCGTTCGTTCTTCCTCCAGGCCCGCGACGCCACCAAGCTGATCAGCGTCCTGCTCGAGAAGGAGCAGGTGTCGGTGCTCGCCGAGCGGGTCGACGACATGCTCGACGAGATCCTGCGCCGGGCCGGCGGCATGACCACCGTCCCCGCCGTCGCGCCGGCCGAGCTCGACGACCTCGAGCCGCTCGAGCAGCCGATCGTCGAGGAGTTCCGCGTCGGCGCCATGACGCTGCGCTGGGACACCGACGACGAGCAGATCGTCATGGCCGCGTACGCCGTCGTCGACGACGAGACCGAGCCGCCCGACGACCCCGACGAGTCCGACCGCGACGTCATGGTCGTGCGGCTGACCGGACCGGCCGCCCGGGCGTTCGTCAAGCGGGCGCAGGCCGTCGTCGCCGCGGGCCGCCCGCCGTGCCCGCTGTGCAGCCTGCCGCTCGACCCGGCCGGGCACGTGTGCCCCCGGCAGAACGGCTACCGGCGGCGGGACTGA
- a CDS encoding SCO1664 family protein, with product MDLLSLLREGELTVEGRLVVASNLTLLGRVTHGDASVRCVYKPVSGEQPLWDFPDGTLAAREAAAYELSAAAGWHVVPPTVLRPDGPFGAGMCQAWMDQGEAELGAGRVDVVPASAPPAGGWLPILEAVDGDGTPVLLVHADDPGLRRLAVFDAVVNNADRKGGHVLAGDRSVAPSVAEVVGVDHGVCFNADPKLRTVLWGWAGSALTAAERSELERLRALAGGALGTTLGELLTDEEVAATLARIDALLARGTMPSPEGRMPVPWPVF from the coding sequence GTGGACCTGCTGAGCCTGCTCCGCGAGGGCGAGCTGACCGTCGAGGGCAGGCTCGTCGTCGCGTCCAACCTCACCCTGCTCGGGCGCGTCACCCACGGCGACGCGTCGGTGCGGTGCGTGTACAAGCCGGTCAGCGGCGAGCAGCCGCTGTGGGACTTTCCCGACGGCACGCTGGCCGCGCGCGAGGCGGCCGCGTACGAGCTGTCCGCGGCGGCCGGCTGGCACGTGGTGCCGCCGACGGTGCTGCGCCCGGACGGGCCGTTCGGCGCCGGCATGTGCCAGGCGTGGATGGACCAGGGCGAGGCCGAGCTGGGGGCGGGCCGCGTCGACGTCGTGCCCGCGTCGGCGCCGCCGGCCGGCGGCTGGCTGCCGATCCTCGAGGCGGTCGACGGCGACGGCACGCCGGTCCTGCTGGTGCACGCCGACGACCCCGGGCTGCGCCGGCTGGCCGTCTTCGACGCCGTCGTCAACAACGCCGACCGCAAGGGCGGGCACGTCCTGGCCGGCGACCGGTCCGTCGCGCCGTCCGTCGCCGAGGTGGTGGGCGTCGACCACGGCGTCTGCTTCAACGCCGACCCGAAGCTGCGCACCGTCCTGTGGGGCTGGGCCGGGTCCGCGCTCACCGCCGCCGAGCGGTCCGAACTGGAGCGGCTGCGCGCCCTGGCCGGCGGCGCCCTGGGGACGACGCTGGGCGAGCTCCTAACGGACGAGGAGGTCGCGGCGACGCTCGCCCGCATCGACGCGCTGCTCGCCCGCGGGACGATGCCCAGTCCCGAGGGGCGGATGCCGGTTCCGTGGCCGGTGTTCTGA
- the mshC gene encoding cysteine--1-D-myo-inosityl 2-amino-2-deoxy-alpha-D-glucopyranoside ligase: MRAWPAPHVPALPGRGLPVRLHDTATGTVRPPQPGPVATMYVCGITPYDATHLGHAATYLAFDLLNRAWRDAGHDVRYVQNITDVDDPLLERATETGQDWRELADTETRLFTEDMAWLRVLPPSSYVGAVEAIPLIIRLIQRMEPSVYELDGDLYFSVRTDPAFGAVSRLPEAEMRALFAERGGDPDRPGKKDPLDPVVWLKARPGEPSWDSPFGPGRPGWHVECAAIAMEYLGVPFDVQGGGSDLVFPHHEMSASHSHVVAGAFASLYAHAGMVGLDGEKMSKSLGNLVFVSGLRADGVEPAAVRLALLSGHYRADREWSASVLTTAQERLARWRTAVAAGAGAPAEPVLAAVRDRLADDLDSPGALAAVDQWTTTPGTDPAAPAVVAATIDALLGVSL; this comes from the coding sequence ATGCGAGCCTGGCCTGCCCCCCACGTGCCCGCCCTCCCCGGGCGCGGCCTGCCCGTCCGTCTGCACGACACCGCGACGGGAACCGTGCGGCCGCCGCAACCGGGGCCGGTCGCCACCATGTACGTCTGCGGCATCACGCCCTACGACGCCACGCACCTGGGGCACGCCGCCACGTATCTCGCGTTCGACCTGCTCAACCGGGCCTGGCGCGACGCCGGCCACGACGTCCGCTACGTCCAGAACATCACCGACGTCGACGACCCGCTGCTCGAGCGGGCGACCGAGACCGGGCAGGACTGGCGCGAGCTGGCCGACACCGAGACCCGGCTGTTCACCGAGGACATGGCCTGGCTGCGGGTGCTGCCGCCGTCGTCGTACGTCGGCGCCGTCGAGGCCATCCCGCTGATCATCCGGCTGATCCAGCGCATGGAGCCGTCGGTGTACGAGCTCGACGGCGACCTCTACTTCTCCGTGCGCACCGACCCCGCGTTCGGCGCGGTGTCGCGGCTGCCGGAGGCCGAGATGCGCGCGTTGTTCGCCGAGCGCGGCGGCGACCCGGACCGTCCCGGCAAGAAGGACCCGCTCGACCCGGTGGTGTGGCTGAAGGCGCGGCCGGGCGAGCCGTCGTGGGACAGCCCGTTCGGTCCCGGGCGGCCCGGCTGGCACGTCGAGTGCGCGGCCATCGCCATGGAGTACCTCGGCGTCCCGTTCGACGTCCAGGGCGGCGGCAGCGACCTCGTCTTCCCGCACCACGAGATGTCCGCGTCGCACTCCCACGTCGTCGCCGGCGCGTTCGCGTCGCTGTACGCGCACGCCGGCATGGTCGGCCTCGACGGCGAGAAGATGTCGAAGTCGCTGGGCAACCTGGTCTTCGTCTCCGGCCTGCGGGCCGACGGCGTCGAGCCGGCCGCCGTGCGGCTGGCGCTGCTGTCCGGCCACTACCGCGCCGACCGCGAGTGGTCGGCGTCCGTGCTGACGACGGCGCAGGAACGGCTGGCCCGCTGGCGCACGGCGGTGGCCGCGGGTGCCGGCGCGCCCGCCGAGCCGGTGCTGGCCGCCGTCCGCGACCGCCTCGCCGACGACCTCGACTCGCCCGGCGCGCTGGCCGCCGTCGACCAGTGGACGACGACGCCCGGCACCGACCCCGCCGCGCCCGCCGTCGTCGCCGCCACCATCGACGCCCTCCTCGGCGTCTCCCTCTGA
- a CDS encoding GNAT family N-acetyltransferase, whose product MLIRPARGADAAAVAELLDQLGYPQDGTAATAGRLRSWSRDPSSAAYVADDGGEVLGVVAVHVCPFFEREGTWARITALVVAGHARGRGVGARLVAEAESFAADHGCARMEVTSSDRRTEAHAFYRGRGYADQAGASSRFLRDLP is encoded by the coding sequence GTGCTGATCCGCCCCGCTCGCGGCGCCGACGCGGCGGCCGTCGCCGAACTGCTGGACCAGCTCGGCTACCCGCAGGACGGCACCGCGGCGACGGCCGGCCGGCTGCGGTCGTGGTCGCGCGACCCGTCCAGCGCCGCCTACGTGGCCGACGACGGCGGCGAGGTGCTGGGCGTCGTCGCGGTGCACGTCTGCCCGTTCTTCGAGCGCGAGGGCACGTGGGCCCGCATCACCGCGCTCGTCGTGGCCGGCCACGCCCGCGGCCGCGGCGTGGGCGCGCGGCTGGTGGCCGAGGCGGAGTCGTTCGCCGCGGACCACGGCTGCGCCCGCATGGAGGTCACCAGCTCGGACCGCCGCACCGAGGCGCACGCGTTCTACCGCGGCCGCGGCTACGCCGACCAGGCCGGCGCGTCGTCGCGGTTCCTGCGCGACCTGCCGTAG
- a CDS encoding PAC2 family protein, with product MENDGARQLRNPVLIAAFEGWNDAGEAATAGIEHLEQVWNAGAVASLDPDEYYDFQVNRPLVSVDDDGKRSIEWPTTRLSVVSIEEHGRDIVLLRGIEPNMRWRAFCAELLSVATDLGCEQVVTLGALLADVPHTRPVPVTVSATDSDQAESLGLEQSRYEGPTGIVGVFQDAAARAGLDAVSLWAAVPHYVAQSPCPKATMVLLQRVEDLLGLPVPMGDLAEQAEAWQHGVDELAEEDSDVAEYVRRLEEARDTVDLPEASGEHIAREFERYLRRRDS from the coding sequence ATGGAGAACGACGGAGCGCGGCAGCTGCGCAATCCTGTCCTGATCGCCGCATTCGAGGGGTGGAACGACGCCGGAGAGGCCGCGACCGCCGGGATCGAGCACCTCGAGCAGGTCTGGAACGCCGGCGCCGTGGCGTCGCTCGACCCCGACGAGTACTACGACTTCCAGGTGAACCGCCCGCTGGTCAGCGTCGACGACGACGGCAAGCGCAGCATCGAGTGGCCCACCACCCGGCTGTCGGTGGTGAGCATCGAGGAGCACGGCCGCGACATCGTGCTGCTGCGCGGCATCGAGCCGAACATGCGGTGGCGGGCGTTCTGCGCCGAGCTGCTGTCCGTCGCCACCGACCTCGGCTGCGAGCAGGTCGTCACGCTCGGCGCGCTGCTGGCCGACGTCCCGCACACCCGGCCGGTGCCCGTCACCGTCTCGGCCACCGACTCCGACCAGGCCGAGTCGCTCGGGCTCGAGCAGTCCCGCTACGAGGGCCCCACGGGCATCGTCGGCGTGTTCCAGGACGCCGCTGCCCGGGCCGGGCTCGACGCCGTGTCGCTGTGGGCGGCGGTCCCCCACTACGTGGCCCAGTCGCCGTGCCCGAAGGCCACCATGGTGCTGCTGCAGCGGGTCGAGGACCTCCTCGGCCTGCCCGTCCCCATGGGCGACCTCGCCGAGCAGGCCGAGGCCTGGCAGCACGGCGTCGACGAGCTGGCCGAGGAAGACTCCGACGTCGCCGAGTACGTCCGCCGGCTGGAAGAGGCCCGCGACACCGTCGACCTCCCCGAGGCGTCCGGCGAGCACATCGCCCGCGAGTTCGAGCGCTACCTCCGCCGCCGCGACAGCTGA